From one Fusobacterium sp. JB019 genomic stretch:
- a CDS encoding DJ-1/PfpI family protein, with protein MKKVYVLLAEGFEILEAMAPIDIMRRAGIKVVTLSINKTLDVNSAQGVMVKADELFKDYKDADGIFLPGGYSGYENLYKSDDAMKLTKYYLDNNKLVAAICGAPSSLARRRMIDNRNITLHFGCYDLVREFCNIINKPIVLDKNLLTASGSGYSQELGFEILKYLTPDKISEVKNGMTLK; from the coding sequence ATGAAAAAAGTGTATGTTTTGTTAGCTGAAGGATTTGAAATTTTAGAAGCTATGGCTCCTATTGATATTATGAGAAGAGCTGGAATAAAAGTAGTTACATTATCTATCAATAAGACTCTTGATGTTAATTCAGCACAAGGAGTTATGGTAAAAGCAGACGAATTATTTAAAGATTACAAAGATGCAGATGGAATCTTTTTACCTGGAGGATATTCTGGATATGAAAATCTTTATAAATCAGATGATGCTATGAAATTAACTAAATATTATTTGGATAATAATAAACTAGTTGCTGCTATTTGTGGAGCTCCTTCATCTTTAGCTAGAAGAAGAATGATTGATAACAGAAATATTACTCTGCACTTTGGTTGCTATGACCTTGTTAGAGAATTTTGTAATATAATTAATAAACCTATCGTCTTAGATAAAAATTTATTAACTGCTAGTGGTTCTGGTTATTCACAAGAACTTGGATTTGAAATTTTAAAATATTTAACACCTGATAAAATTTCAGAAGTTAAAAATGGAATGACACTTAAATAA
- a CDS encoding metal-dependent transcriptional regulator: protein MNITEENYLRIIYELSNENKKEYVKISDIASKMKYTVQSVLEMVKKLADNFFVEYVPYKGVKLTENGKEKSIRLVRVHHIWEVFLSEYLKLDWSQVHMEAEKLQHVSSDIVTDKLYNFLGKPKFCCHGSPIPNEKGEVENFSNNSILKLKEGDKFKLKRVLDNIKLLNYLKDNGIKLYDKFEIVKVDNFNEIIILKDKIGKEIYMNFSNAKMLFY, encoded by the coding sequence ATGAATATAACAGAAGAAAATTATCTTAGGATAATATATGAATTATCTAATGAAAATAAAAAAGAATATGTTAAAATTAGTGATATAGCTTCTAAAATGAAATATACTGTTCAAAGTGTTTTAGAAATGGTGAAAAAATTGGCTGATAATTTTTTTGTGGAGTATGTTCCTTATAAAGGAGTAAAATTAACAGAGAATGGAAAAGAAAAATCAATAAGATTAGTTAGAGTACATCATATTTGGGAGGTCTTTTTATCTGAATATTTAAAATTAGATTGGTCACAGGTTCATATGGAGGCTGAAAAACTTCAACATGTTAGTAGTGATATAGTTACAGATAAATTATATAATTTTTTAGGGAAACCTAAATTTTGTTGCCATGGAAGTCCAATACCAAATGAAAAAGGTGAAGTAGAAAATTTTTCAAATAATTCTATTTTAAAATTAAAAGAGGGAGATAAATTTAAATTAAAAAGAGTCTTAGACAATATAAAATTGTTAAATTATTTAAAAGATAATGGAATTAAGCTATATGATAAATTTGAGATAGTTAAGGTAGATAATTTTAATGAAATAATAATACTTAAAGATAAAATAGGAAAAGAAATATACATGAATTTTTCAAATGCAAAAATGTTGTTTTATTAA
- a CDS encoding metal ABC transporter permease → MNFEILMILIITSFSCSLIGVFISLRKMAMLMDAISHTALIGVVLAYLIIRDINSPFLIIGASAVCVLTVYLIEVLSDKKIEKGAATGLIFPLLFSLGVLIIDRKLKNSQISINSALFGKLEFIIFKRLTINNIDLGPLALYIMLVIAVVIAVFIIIFYKELKVISFDIIFAKTSGVSVLLVHYLFISLISLTAVSAFNIVGVILVISLIIGPSITSLLFTKNLKKTIIFSIFIGLINSLVGYGIAFKYDIIISGAVASVNMIVFLLALLFIGGINEYNRRKLS, encoded by the coding sequence ATGAATTTTGAAATTTTAATGATATTAATAATAACTTCTTTTTCTTGTTCTTTAATAGGTGTATTTATTTCTTTAAGAAAAATGGCGATGCTTATGGATGCGATAAGTCATACAGCTTTAATAGGAGTTGTTTTAGCTTATTTAATTATTAGAGATATAAATTCTCCTTTTCTTATTATAGGAGCTTCAGCTGTTTGTGTATTGACAGTTTATTTAATTGAAGTTTTATCTGATAAAAAGATAGAAAAAGGAGCTGCAACGGGATTAATTTTTCCTCTTCTATTTAGTTTAGGGGTACTTATAATAGATAGAAAATTAAAAAATTCTCAGATAAGTATTAATTCAGCTTTATTTGGGAAACTAGAGTTTATTATTTTTAAAAGATTAACTATAAATAATATAGATTTAGGACCTTTGGCGTTATATATAATGTTAGTTATTGCAGTTGTTATAGCAGTATTTATAATAATTTTTTATAAAGAATTAAAAGTAATTTCTTTTGATATTATTTTTGCTAAAACTTCAGGTGTTTCAGTTTTATTAGTTCATTATTTATTTATAAGTTTAATTTCATTAACTGCAGTGTCTGCATTTAACATTGTTGGGGTTATTTTAGTTATTAGTTTAATAATTGGACCAAGTATAACAAGTTTATTATTTACAAAAAATTTAAAAAAGACGATTATCTTTTCAATTTTTATAGGATTAATTAACAGTTTAGTAGGCTATGGAATAGCTTTTAAGTATGATATAATAATATCAGGCGCAGTGGCTAGTGTGAATATGATAGTGTTTTTATTAGCTTTATTGTTTATAGGGGGAATTAATGAATATAACAGAAGAAAATTATCTTAG
- a CDS encoding metal ABC transporter permease: MGKLILNNYVLIVIMIGTTLIGIISGILGSIITLRKEALIGNALAHASFPGVMLSFMIIKTKNIELLLIGAGFFSIISLVIIKIIKKYSKIKYDSALALVLSGFFGLGQVLLSIIQNTGNSNQAGLEKFIFGEVATILSSDIQIISIISITIILIVVLFRKEIKLFIFDKEFYKSLGFSCEFLDNLIILLTVIVIMMGIRFVGVILMTSILIAPGIAARQWSNSFYKNLVLSGLFGGLAGFVGTFISFKNSDLSIGPIIVVVVSLIAIISIFLKKVK, translated from the coding sequence ATGGGAAAATTAATTTTGAATAATTATGTATTAATTGTAATTATGATAGGAACTACTTTAATAGGAATTATTTCAGGAATTCTTGGAAGCATAATAACTTTAAGAAAAGAAGCTTTAATAGGAAACGCTTTAGCTCATGCTAGTTTTCCAGGAGTAATGCTTTCTTTTATGATTATAAAAACTAAAAATATAGAATTATTATTGATTGGAGCAGGTTTTTTTTCAATTATTTCCTTAGTAATAATAAAAATTATAAAAAAATATTCAAAAATAAAGTATGATTCAGCTTTAGCTCTAGTCTTATCTGGTTTTTTTGGTTTAGGTCAAGTTTTATTATCTATAATTCAAAATACAGGAAATTCAAATCAAGCAGGTTTGGAAAAATTTATTTTTGGAGAAGTAGCAACTATTTTGTCTTCAGATATACAAATTATTTCAATTATTTCAATTACTATTATATTAATAGTAGTTTTATTTAGAAAAGAAATTAAATTATTTATATTTGATAAAGAATTTTATAAAAGTTTAGGTTTTTCATGTGAATTTTTAGATAACTTAATAATACTTTTAACAGTAATAGTGATAATGATGGGGATTAGATTTGTAGGTGTGATATTAATGACATCAATATTAATAGCTCCAGGAATAGCTGCCAGGCAATGGAGCAATTCTTTTTATAAAAATTTAGTTTTATCTGGTTTATTTGGAGGGTTAGCAGGATTTGTTGGAACTTTTATAAGTTTTAAAAATTCAGATTTATCTATAGGACCAATAATTGTTGTTGTAGTAAGTTTGATTGCAATAATTTCTATATTTTTAAAGAAGGTGAAATAA
- a CDS encoding metal ABC transporter ATP-binding protein yields MKSAISIKNLTISYDEKKILSNININIPKGKLIGIIGPNGGGKSTFIKGILDIVKNSSGDIKFQGEYYKEYLKKIAYIPQRDTVDWDFPTTVLDVVIMGSYGRLGLFKRPKKKEKEMAILMLKKVGMEKYLNRQISQLSGGEKQRVFIARALMQKAEIYFMDEPFQGVDIKTEKAIIKILKTLKEKNKTVLVVHHNLETVKEYFDYLVMINRKIIAKGEIADVFNKENIKKTFYRDY; encoded by the coding sequence ATGAAATCAGCTATTAGTATAAAAAATTTAACAATTTCATATGATGAAAAAAAAATATTATCCAATATTAATATAAATATTCCAAAAGGAAAATTAATAGGAATTATCGGCCCAAATGGAGGTGGAAAATCAACTTTTATAAAAGGTATACTTGATATAGTAAAAAATAGTTCAGGTGATATAAAATTTCAAGGAGAATATTATAAAGAATATTTAAAAAAGATAGCTTATATTCCTCAAAGGGATACAGTAGATTGGGATTTTCCTACTACAGTTTTAGATGTGGTAATAATGGGATCTTATGGAAGGCTAGGTTTATTTAAAAGACCTAAAAAGAAAGAAAAAGAAATGGCTATTTTAATGTTAAAAAAAGTTGGTATGGAAAAATATTTAAATAGACAGATTTCTCAATTATCAGGGGGAGAGAAACAAAGAGTTTTTATAGCGAGAGCTCTTATGCAAAAAGCTGAAATTTATTTTATGGATGAACCTTTTCAGGGGGTTGATATAAAAACAGAAAAAGCTATTATAAAAATTTTAAAGACTTTAAAAGAAAAAAACAAAACTGTTTTAGTGGTTCATCATAATTTAGAAACAGTTAAAGAATATTTTGATTATTTAGTTATGATTAATAGAAAGATAATAGCTAAAGGAGAAATAGCAGATGTTTTTAATAAAGAAAATATAAAGAAGACTTTTTATAGAGATTATTAA
- a CDS encoding zinc ABC transporter substrate-binding protein produces the protein MMKKKFKKIGIIILMILILGCGKEVKSNENSREKISIVVTTTMLGDLAKEIGGNKINLKVLMNPGVSPHSYQPKLSDTKNIMEGDLLIINGLYLEGKMEQCLKNLDRNKILVVGDKIDKKDLILMESGEYDPHIFLSIKLWKNAANILEKRFIQIDKTNKKYYEQSKDKYIEKLNELDKYAKEQLDKVENSKKILVTSHRAFNYFAKDYCFKTNYVKGISSESEVGVSKINKLILYLKENKIRTIFLENSTSQNILDIIIEGSKKNNWNVEIGGKLYVGSLGDKESGADTYIKYYKKNIDTIVKGLI, from the coding sequence ATGATGAAAAAAAAATTTAAGAAGATAGGAATAATTATCTTAATGATTTTAATTTTAGGATGTGGGAAAGAAGTAAAAAGTAATGAAAATTCAAGAGAAAAAATAAGTATAGTTGTTACTACAACTATGTTAGGAGACTTAGCTAAAGAAATAGGAGGAAATAAAATTAATTTAAAAGTACTTATGAATCCAGGGGTAAGTCCACATTCTTACCAACCTAAATTAAGTGATACCAAAAATATAATGGAAGGAGATTTGTTAATTATTAATGGACTTTATTTAGAAGGTAAAATGGAACAATGTCTTAAAAATTTAGATAGGAATAAGATTCTAGTAGTTGGAGATAAAATAGATAAGAAAGATCTAATATTAATGGAAAGCGGTGAATATGATCCTCATATATTTTTAAGTATAAAGTTATGGAAAAATGCAGCTAATATTTTAGAAAAAAGATTTATTCAGATAGATAAAACAAATAAAAAATATTATGAGCAATCAAAAGATAAATATATAGAGAAGTTAAATGAGTTAGATAAATATGCTAAAGAACAATTAGATAAGGTAGAGAATTCAAAAAAAATATTAGTTACTTCTCATAGAGCTTTTAACTATTTTGCAAAAGATTATTGTTTTAAAACAAATTATGTAAAAGGAATTTCTTCTGAAAGTGAAGTAGGGGTAAGTAAAATTAATAAATTGATATTATATTTAAAAGAAAATAAAATAAGAACTATATTTTTGGAAAACTCTACTTCTCAAAACATATTAGATATAATTATTGAAGGAAGTAAAAAAAATAATTGGAATGTAGAAATAGGTGGAAAATTATATGTTGGTTCTTTAGGAGATAAAGAAAGTGGAGCAGATACATATATAAAATATTATAAAAAAAATATAGATACTATTGTTAAAGGATTAATTTAA
- a CDS encoding L-lactate dehydrogenase produces the protein MNIKLRKVVIIGAGHVGSHVGFSFATQGACEELIYIDINKNKAIAQAEDTEDAIVYLPHHINIKSGNYSDIDDAEIIVISAGPLPNMNQTRMDTLKDTIECIKPIIKGIHDSKFNGIIINISNPADVITHYLQKKLNYPSQKIISTSTTLDSARLRKVLARKLNIDQKSIYAYVMGEHGESQMVPWSCASIFGKNLYDLMKEHPKIYGHLNLEEIASEAKLGGWIVLKGKGSTEFGIGTSCVEIAKTIFANERKVCMVSTLLNGEYGQKNVYASVPTIIGKDGVVNIIELPLNEEELIKFNNSCEIIKDNLLLSLKY, from the coding sequence ATGAATATAAAATTAAGAAAAGTAGTAATTATTGGAGCTGGTCATGTAGGTTCTCATGTAGGATTCTCTTTTGCAACACAAGGAGCATGTGAAGAATTAATTTATATTGATATTAACAAAAATAAAGCTATTGCTCAAGCTGAAGATACTGAAGATGCTATAGTTTATTTACCTCATCATATAAACATAAAATCAGGAAATTATTCCGATATAGATGACGCTGAAATAATTGTTATATCCGCTGGCCCTTTGCCAAATATGAATCAGACTAGAATGGATACCTTAAAAGATACTATCGAATGTATTAAACCCATTATTAAAGGAATTCACGATTCTAAATTTAATGGAATTATCATTAATATTTCAAACCCTGCAGATGTTATAACTCATTATTTACAGAAAAAATTAAATTATCCTTCTCAAAAAATAATTTCAACAAGCACTACTCTTGATTCTGCTAGATTAAGAAAAGTTCTAGCTAGAAAATTAAATATTGATCAAAAATCTATATATGCCTATGTCATGGGGGAGCATGGAGAAAGTCAAATGGTTCCTTGGTCTTGTGCCTCTATTTTTGGAAAAAATTTATATGATTTAATGAAAGAACACCCTAAAATTTATGGACATCTTAATTTAGAAGAAATCGCTAGCGAAGCTAAACTTGGAGGATGGATAGTTCTAAAAGGAAAAGGTTCTACTGAATTTGGTATAGGCACTTCTTGTGTAGAAATTGCTAAAACTATCTTTGCCAATGAAAGAAAAGTTTGTATGGTTTCTACTTTACTAAATGGTGAATATGGACAAAAAAATGTTTATGCTAGTGTTCCGACTATTATTGGAAAAGATGGAGTTGTGAATATTATTGAACTACCTCTAAATGAAGAAGAATTAATAAAATTTAATAACTCTTGTGAAATAATAAAAGATAATTTGCTTTTAAGTCTTAAATATTAA
- the citF gene encoding citrate lyase subunit alpha, with protein MEIIKNKVNRELPKYIEGYGEVKPYKGPFSVQPQGKKYAVNKGFYKPGTQKLVNNLKEAIENCNLKDGMTISFHHHLRNGDYVLNMVLDEINKLGIKNINLVASSLTKAHEPIIKHIKSGVITGINTSGLRGTIAKEISKNNILGKPVIFRTHGGRARAIEAGEIKIDIAFVAAPTCDNLGNMNGYEGKSAFGSMGYPMVDVKFADKVVAITDNLVPFPLKNISISMTDIDYIVEVEEIGNPEQIATGATRITKNPQELLIAEKASEVLIASGVIKNGFSFQAGSGGSSLAVCRFLKEYMKKNEIKGSFASGGATGYLVEFLEEGYFEALFDTQSFDTSVIESLGKNSNHIEMSASMYANPHNKACIAHQLDIMILSATEIDIDFNINSLTGSTGMIMGAQGGAPDTAAGSKLTVVVAPSMRKRIPIVTDKVTTVVTPGETVDVLVTERGICVNPRRKDIQEILNSSGIKTKKIKELKEEIEQLTGKPESTQYLDEIVGIVEYRDGTVIDIIKQVKE; from the coding sequence GTGGAAATTATAAAAAATAAAGTAAATAGAGAATTACCTAAATATATAGAAGGATATGGGGAAGTTAAACCTTACAAAGGACCTTTTTCAGTGCAACCTCAAGGAAAAAAATATGCTGTAAATAAAGGATTTTATAAGCCAGGAACTCAAAAATTAGTTAACAATTTAAAAGAAGCAATAGAAAACTGTAATCTTAAAGATGGAATGACAATTTCTTTTCATCATCATTTAAGAAATGGTGATTATGTTTTAAATATGGTTTTGGATGAAATAAATAAATTAGGAATAAAGAATATAAATTTAGTGGCATCATCTTTAACCAAGGCTCATGAACCAATAATAAAGCATATAAAATCAGGAGTTATCACAGGAATAAATACTTCTGGTTTAAGAGGAACAATAGCAAAAGAGATCTCAAAAAATAATATTTTAGGAAAACCTGTTATATTTAGGACTCATGGTGGAAGAGCAAGAGCAATTGAAGCTGGAGAAATTAAAATAGATATTGCTTTTGTCGCAGCTCCAACATGTGATAATTTAGGAAATATGAATGGTTATGAAGGAAAATCAGCATTTGGATCTATGGGTTATCCAATGGTAGATGTGAAATTTGCAGATAAAGTTGTAGCAATAACAGATAATTTGGTACCTTTTCCGTTAAAAAATATATCAATATCAATGACGGATATTGATTATATAGTTGAAGTTGAAGAGATTGGAAATCCAGAACAAATAGCTACAGGAGCAACTAGAATAACAAAAAATCCACAAGAATTGTTAATAGCAGAAAAAGCATCAGAAGTTTTAATAGCATCAGGAGTTATAAAAAATGGATTTTCTTTTCAGGCTGGATCGGGAGGTTCATCTCTTGCAGTATGTAGATTTTTAAAAGAGTATATGAAAAAGAATGAGATAAAAGGATCTTTTGCTTCAGGAGGAGCAACAGGATATTTAGTTGAATTTTTAGAGGAAGGCTATTTTGAAGCATTATTTGATACTCAAAGTTTTGATACATCAGTGATAGAATCTTTAGGAAAAAATTCTAATCATATAGAAATGTCAGCTTCAATGTATGCTAATCCTCATAATAAAGCTTGTATAGCTCATCAATTAGATATTATGATATTGTCAGCAACAGAGATAGATATAGACTTTAATATTAACTCATTAACAGGTTCAACAGGAATGATAATGGGTGCTCAAGGTGGTGCTCCAGATACAGCAGCAGGATCAAAATTAACAGTTGTAGTTGCTCCTTCCATGAGAAAAAGAATACCAATAGTGACAGACAAAGTAACTACAGTAGTTACTCCAGGAGAGACAGTAGATGTTTTAGTAACAGAAAGAGGAATTTGTGTAAATCCAAGAAGAAAAGATATTCAAGAAATTTTAAATAGTTCTGGAATAAAAACAAAAAAAATAAAAGAGTTGAAAGAAGAAATAGAACAATTAACAGGAAAACCTGAAAGTACACAATATTTAGATGAAATAGTTGGTATTGTAGAATATAGAGATGGAACAGTTATAGATATAATAAAACAAGTAAAGGAATAA